One region of Wyeomyia smithii strain HCP4-BCI-WySm-NY-G18 chromosome 3, ASM2978416v1, whole genome shotgun sequence genomic DNA includes:
- the LOC129731774 gene encoding peroxiredoxin-5, mitochondrial has product MHPVLVKCLTSKLSLVTQLGRSTAVTQRLSFHTTKMVQIKEGDKIPSIDLYEDSPANKVNISDLCAGKKVILFAVPGAFTPGCSKTHLPGYVDRAAELKSTGVAEVVCVSVNDPFVMSAWGKQHNTAGKVRMLADPSAVFTKQLDLGADLPPLGGLRSKRYSMVLEDGVIKALNVEPDGTGLSCSLADKIKV; this is encoded by the exons ATGCATCCGGTTCTAGTGAAGTGTTTGACCAGCAAACTCAGTCTAGTAACACAACTCGGACGTTCAACAGCGGTAACTCAGCGGCTTTCCTTTCATACGACAAAAATGGTGCAGATCAAG GAAGGCGACAAAATCCCTTCAATCGATTTATATGAGGACTCCCCGGCTAACAAGGTTAACATCTCTGATTTGTGCGCAGGCAAAAAGGTCATTTTGTTTGCCGTCCCCGGTGCATTTACACCCGGCTGCTCAAAGACGCATTTGCCAGGCTACGTAGATAGGGCTGCAGAGCTGAAATCAACTGGCGTAGCGGAAGTCGTTTGCGTTTCGGTCAACGATCCGTTCGTTATGTCGGCCTGGGGAAAGCAACACAACACGGCCGGTAAGGTTCGCATGCTGGCCGATCCTTCAGCCGTATTTACTAAGCAGCTCGATCTTGGTGCTGATCTACCACCGCTCGGCGGACTTCGTTCCAAGCGCTACTCAATGGTACTGGAGGATGGCGTTATTAAGGCGTTGAATGTGGAACCAGACGGCACTGGACTGTCCTGTTCGCTGGCTGACAAGATCAAGGTTTAA
- the LOC129732020 gene encoding erythroid differentiation-related factor 1 — protein MDNVDLEVCASIPDHDSEDPAMTQSVEKDEVKSNAIVRFLNVQSTAPFARLKCNTDLNLPPSNWLNNSANSYGLGQFLSHQRGFSSFRMANMFPDCVGGVDVVSDAENIKRLLKLPYSRKSVISMIVHRIENTLLIDEFDVARYLLRQEESEWHWLRSFLYENILNSLSDSEKKLLIHTKSREALAHKYLTSKFLYYSLRAEEEVENDERELLVDDDAGCRKFKPLPLAGPILPEPDEEENFPDPRETNHVFNRNVVWTFEDIRMLIGTDMPIFGGANRPCISLRLRDETKPINVLTGIDYWLDNLMCNVPEVVMCYHLDGIVQRYELIKTEDLPHLEDSKFSPKVIRNVAQNILAFLKANATKAGHTYWLFKAKNDDVVKLYDLTTLCQKHAACQPQNEEETDEEDQKNQNPFTIPVAMLLYTVARNMKNSPEGISATKAGAIKMLLDNCIKLLPKEKYPQIVTSSHYILSDLHIPAETDPGSPKFNTTLDVDDDEEEDEETDASPPSQTDEYVQDKHHIRNRLEAAIKSIEETLQEYNGGNGGSRWRHNSRPPPLVGDIEERCEIALRHIADGLSCLQYFDSSEEQKSREKEKAEEKRKIYHEETHPNMAKSDDPIPLPYSPLKPEPKIAEPDIPIPMGWKAEANGSEMEPCETGKKASKKRNKRKLEKKKTIPDDTPTEIDTRSLLLKGEIGVIKSWNVHLKILLFEKACLTYATLAEWFYSSEKYGTSLRFLYSAVRCQQVVTKYISCVSSQRGLLLGRIGDCFFQLAKKWDTIKGHLQEFEEENRVDQLIMDELVKDIGDGVEQSLPAPVDNIEQLMVTSCGCYEAALASASKDAKEELNRRLGSVRNELGVKYMHWAQEEYQRFWELPEEERAPFEKAPGENTSVEPLYQVLAKKSYDSLQKGVALFEAVNDHTNLAFLLCNMGRFMRFRAHIHLVGESPNNVILQKKFYNEAFAHYRRALAVLGSKKENPDLWSLVTWELSTATFNLAKQLQDYSEADRDGGHDQEEVEQEVVDMLQRALKICDQEQNGSRQVLYAFRAALIHHRIASYYHFSFRSATEEHRRKTTLQLCKLHYDKAAKMFESLSEPQEFLQIQMERIALQEYQCELAQTIPAKLRFLQQAVDLCKQSQPMIECLCTSKSVVSTANNNINFEETQKLLELFEKRLQVILKTLAKLCLLALGPSKKGESNRQATHYKAMFGLTLQKRPVRTADDSTNGSNSATNNVIKDLALHLVNLLQKICDLDKTSS, from the exons ATGGATAATGTTGATCTCGAAGTTTGCGCGTCAATACCGGATCACGATTCGGAGGACCCGGCCATGACGCAATCAGTTGAAAAAGATGAAGTCAAATCGAACGCAATTGTTCGGTTCCTGAACGTGCAAAGTACAGCACCGTTTGCGCGACTAAAATGCAATACCGATTTGAATCTGCCTCCTTCGAATTGGTTGAATAATTCGGCCAACTCCTACGGACTGGGGCAGTTCCTATCACACCAGAGGGGTTTCAGCAGCTTTCGGATGGCCAATATGTTTCCCGATTGCGTTGGTGGCGTGGACGTCGTTTCGGATGCGGAAAACATAAAAAGGCTGTTGAAGTTGCCCTACTCGAGGAAGAGCGTCATTTCGATGATAGTCCATCGGATCGAAAATACGCTGCTAATTGATGAATTTGATGTGGCTCGTTACTTACTTCGCCAGGAGGAAAGCGAATGGCACTGGCTGCGTTCGTTTTTATATGAAAACATATTGAACAGTCTGAGTGACAGTGAAAAAAAGTTGTTAATTCATACAAAGTCGCGAGAAGCACTGGCACATAAGTACTTGACCTCGAAATTTCTATACTACAGCTTGCGAGCCGAGGAAGAGGTGGAGAATGACGAGCGGGAACTGTTGGTGGATGACGATGCTGGGTGTCGGAAATTCAAGCCCCTGCCGCTGGCTGGGCCGATCCTGCCAGAACCGGACGAAGAGGAAAACTTTCCGGATCCACGAGAAACCAATCACGTTTTCAATAGGAACGTTGTTTGGACCTTCGAGGATATTCGAATGTTGATTGGTACCGATATGCCGATTTTCGGCGGCGCAAATCGTCCCTGTATCAGCTTGCGATTGAGAGACGAAACAAAGCCAATAAATGTGCTGACCGGTATCGACTACTGGTTGGACAACTTGATGTGTAATGTACCGGAGGTCGTGATGTGTTACCATCTGGATGGGATCGTTCAGAG GTACGAACTGATTAAAACGGAAGATTTACCGCATTTGGAAGATTCAAAGTTCTCTCCGAAGGTGATTCGAAACGTAGCCCAAAATATTCTGGCATTTTTGAAAGCTAACGCTACCAAGGCTGGCCATACGTATTGGTTGTTCAAAGCGAAAAACGACGATGTCGTGAAGTTGTATGATTTGACTACTCTGTGCCAGAAACATGCAGCCTGTCAGCCACAAAACGAGGAGGAAACCGATGAAGAggatcaaaaaaatcaaaacccaTTCACTATTCCCGTTGCCATGCTGTTGTACACCGTTGCTAGAAATATGAAAAATTCTCCCGAAGGGATTTCTGCAACCAAGGCTGGTGCCATTAAGATGTTACTGGATAACTGTATCAAGCTGCTACCTAAGGAAAAGTACCCTCAGATAGTGACCTCCTCCCATTACATACTCTCCGACCTGCATATCCCAGCCGAAACGGATCCGGGATCCCCAAAGTTTAACACCACACTGGACGTGGATGACGACGAAGAAGAGGATGAAGAAACAGATGCTAGTCCTCCGTCCCAAACAGATGAATATGTACAGGATAAGCACCACATACGAAACAGACTCGAAGCAGCCATCAAAAGCATTGAGGAAACCCTCCAGGAGTATAATGGTGGCAATGGAGGAAGTCGATGGCGACACAATTCGAGACCACCGCCGCTAGTCGGCGATATCGAAGAACGCTGCGAAATTGCTCTGCGGCACATTGCCGACGGTTTAAGCTGTTTGCAGTACTTTGACAGCAGTGAAGAGCAAAAAAGCAGAGAAAAAGAAAAGGcagaagaaaaacgaaaaatctaTCACGAAGAAACTCACCCGAATATGGCAAAATCTGACGATCCGATTCCGCTACCGTACAGCCCGCTGAAACCAGAACCAAAAATCGCCGAGCCCGATATTCCGATACCCATGGGTTGGAAAGCAGAGGCAAATGGAAGCGAGATGGAACCATGTGAAACCGGCAAAAAAGCCTCCAAGAAgcgaaataaacgaaaactcgagaaaaagaaaacaatccCGGATGATACACCGACTGAAATCGACACGCGATCGCTCCTACTGAAGGGTGAAATAGGAGTCATCAAATCTTGGAATGTCCAtttgaaaattttacttttCGAAAAGGCATGCCTTACCTATGCAACCCTTGCCGAGTGGTTTTACTCGTCGGAGAAATATGGAACTTCTCTGCGCTTTCTGTACTCAGCAGTACGGTGTCAACAGGTTGTTACCAAGTACATATCCTGTGTGTCCTCACAGCGTGGGTTGCTTCTTGGTCGGATAGGCGATTGTTTCTTTCAACTTGCCAAGAAATGGGACACTATTAAAGGTCATCTACAAGAATTCGAAGAGGAGAACCGAGTTGATCAACTGATCATGGACGAATTAGTGAAGGATATCGGCGATGGTGTCGAGCAATCTCTGCCTGCCCCAGTGGATAACATTGAGCAACTGATGGTTACCAGTTGTGGTTGCTACGAGGCTGCTCTTGCTAGCGCCTCTAAAGATGCGAAAGAGGAGCTGAATCGACGGTTGGGAAGTGTTCGAAATGAGCTGGGCGTTAAATATATGCACTGGGCTCAGGAAGAGTATCAACGCTTTTGGGAGCTTCCCGAAGAAGAGAGAGCACCATTCGAAAAAGCACCTGGTGAGAATACCAGCGTTGAGCCACTCTATCAGGTGCTGGCGAAAAAATCGTACGATTCCTTGCAGAAAGGCGTTGCCTTGTTTGAGGCCGTTAACGATCATACTAATCTAGCGTTTCTGCTCTGCAACATGGGCAGATTTATGCGGTTTCGTGCGCATATACATCTTGTTGGTGAAAG TCCAAACAACGTGATCCTGCAGAAAAAATTCTACAATGAGGCATTTGCGCATTACCGACGAGCGCTTGCAGTATTAGGATCGAAAAAAGAGAACCCCGATCTCTGGTCCCTGGTGACGTGGGAACTGTCAACGGCCACATTTAATTTAGCAAAACAGCTGCAAGATTACAGCGAAGCAGACCGTGATGGAGGGCACGATCAAGAGGAAGTTGAACAGGAGGTGGTTGATATGCTTCAGAGAGCTTTGAAGATATGTGATCAAGAGCAAAATGGATCTCGACAAGTTCTGTACGCTTTTCGAGCGGCTCTGATTCATCATAG AATCGCATCCTATTACCACTTTTCGTTCCGCTCCGCTACCGAAGAACATCGCCGAAAAACAACGCTGCAGTTGTGCAAGCTGCACTACGACAAGGCGGCCAAAATGTTCGAAAGTCTCAGCGAACCCCAGGAGTTTCTGCAGATTCAGATGGAACGCATAGCTCTGCAAGAGTACCAGTGCGAGCTAGCTCAAACGATTCCAGCCAAGCTTAGGTTTCTTCAACAGGCGGTCGACCTTTGCAAACAAAGCCAGCCGATGATCGAGTGTCTCTGCACCTCTAAGTCTGTGGTTAGCACAGCTAATAACAACATAAATTTTGAAGAAACCCAGAAGCTTCTCGAACTGTTCGAAAAACGTCTCCAAGTTATACTGAAAACTTTAGCAAAGCTGTGCCTGCTGGCGTTGGGTCCGTCAAAAAAGGGAGAGTCAAACCGGCAAGCCACCCACTACAAGGCCATGTTTGGATTGACCTTACAGAAACGACCCGTACGGACTGCCGACGATTCGACAAATGGCTCAAACTCGGCCACCAACAATGTGATTAAGGACCTTGCCTTACACCTAGTGAATCTGCTACAGAAAATTTGTGATCTAGATAAGACTAGCAGTTAA
- the LOC129730190 gene encoding gametocyte-specific factor 1 homolog, protein MNRQLLSAQHSDISLLGYEDIVECPYDRAHQIMSFRMQTHLFKCRKNHKNLKYVKCPFNETHDMPEQELKYHSSVCPDRETFDRYKYCISTSAATFAPEVTASAEPTTEYVYNPKDDVDEESWETGCKVRPYNPVAYARRSNVIRKCTGMAPSEKKAFKEAERQRLAEMGRVIPPRTDE, encoded by the exons ATGAATCGACAACTGTTAAG TGCACAGCATAGCGACATAAGTTTGCTTGGCTACGAAGACATTGTGGAATGTCCGTACGACCGTGCCCATCAAATTATGAGCTTTCGAATGCAGACCCATCTGTTCAAGTGtcgaaaaaatcataaaaatttgaAGTACGTCAAGTGTCCCTTCAACGAGACACATGACATGCCGGAACAAGAGCTTAAG TATCATTCCAGCGTTTGCCCGGATCGGGAAACATTCGACCGTTACAAGTACTGTATTTCAACATCAGCTGCAACATTCGCTCCAGAGGTAACGGCAAGTGCGGAACCAACGACGGAATACGTGTACAATCCTAAGGACGACGTAGACGAAGAATCGTGGGAAACG GGTTGTAAGGTAAGACCATACAATCCGGTGGCTTACGCGCGGCGCTCGAATGTTATTAGAAAATGCACCGGGATGGCACCATCGGAGAAGAAGGCGTTCAAGGAAGCCGAACGCCAACGCTTGGCTGAAATGGGTCGTGTTATTCCCCCTCGTACAGATGAGTGA
- the LOC129730191 gene encoding protein PET117 homolog, mitochondrial, producing the protein MSATSKIVLLSATAGTLGIIGYVHYRQNYDRAKLHEGVLRDIQRQQLRKIENTYNLQQQIERTKQLRQQLEQDEQSTALLKSQ; encoded by the exons ATGTCGGCAACATCGAAAATTGTTTTACTGAGTGCAACGGCAGGTACATTAGGCATTATAGGCTATGTACACTACCGACAAAACTACGACAG AGCAAAATTACATGAGGGAGTTTTAAGGGACATCCAGCGACAGCAGCTGAGGAAGATTGAAAACACTTACAACCTTCAGCAGCAAATAGAACGAACGAAGCAATTAAGACAACAATTGGAACAAGACGAACAATCCACAGCACTGTTAAAAAGCCAATGA
- the LOC129730202 gene encoding DNA polymerase zeta subunit 2, which translates to MSANNESHYETDIIIELMEIYMNMILFGRELYPPAIFRERKAYNIPVRVSIFKPLNEYMEKTFLVARELKRQKKLSKVELQVSKDETCDCLESYVFELEDRDFTLETDEHLIELEEQIRKSLLNLNSQLKALKKLPSNATFRVLLHTTEAAFIRIENNPKLQKHPFVQQSTGARTAKCNIQLLPVSHTPTVGIQFYVEQYEG; encoded by the exons ATGTCTGCGAATAACGAATCGCATTATG AAACTGACATCATAATCGAGCTTATGGAAATATACATGAACATGATTCTATTCGGGCGCGAACTTTACCCTCCAGCTATATTCCGTGAGCGTAAGGCCTATAACATTCCGGTACGAGTATCTATCTTTAAACCATTAAACGAGTACATGGAAAAGACATTCCTGGTCGCGAGAGAACTAAAACGGCAGAAAAAGCTCAGCAAAGTTGAGCTCCAAGTGTCCAAGGATGAAACCTGCGATTGCCTTGAGAGCTACGTATTTGAACTGGAAGATCGAGATTTTACTTTGGAAACGGACGAACACCTGATAGAGTTGGAGGAACAAATTCGAAAGTCTTTGCTCAACCTGAACAGTCAGCTAAAAGCACTGAAAAAGTTACCATCGAATGCAACCTTCCGAGTGTTGCTTCATACCACCGAAGCGGCTTTCATACGCATCGAGAACAATCCCAAACTGCAGAAGCATCCCTTTGTACAGCAATCCACTGGAGCTCGAACGGCGAAATGTAACATTCAGCTACTGCCTGTTTCGCATACCCCTACGGTGGGGATACAATTTTATGTAGAACAATATGAGGGATAG
- the LOC129732021 gene encoding conserved oligomeric Golgi complex subunit 1, with product MANINNLLNINVDKLFEQYNISEIDQVHKRLQAEVELKREELRTMVGERYRDLLKAADTIGDMKTTASSINENIDKVSVSCRQLHDHQLIGFRSTGAQRKNSNKFHGIVVQIKLLTSLPEMIWSAIDSEEYFVATQLFIFARHISTGLQLDSNSELMAKFPVAKKQWAVLSQFFFTIKQNCSICLEREDLAPEVATKCLASLLLLENCQQGQILSVFVQMRLKAFSTVLSDNSKHEKVKDKILASLKLLMNTVELIHKCFIGTHKEPGLLVLELMTVTSENSEPTITLIKTEDQKIIQTLPDIISKFRPRLQLESLNSEVVRNSSQHWLESVEKIATHQLVPFMNLVPSIKMLHDVRKLCLDASKKPDLWEETCRQLSLDEDLDFYKMFYQPLIDNRVKTIIETCWLETVEQNCVDILNLLRIASIDKSLKDVKSFVWTESTDDNPPNLKEALDNKNIARHHLLMKTRAFPPPLVRLASLLDQRIQVLSKDVCSFLANADAKEVERLIVFYSECSSESMSKLITSIKSADYKQTSENHILIARLMMAIKELCPSLKQCLTPAQMTNSFGSANWQDNDDQYDSEAVSELRTDRWGKMAGLLDNECLRFWKLWSEDFEGRWPKLDSHVGYQTLLVDFPLWNTVSIEENDEHNQPVQSTIRIPAFPTFSLQHFLHVIATQLSFFIPHTIPKAIIAHIVERILHYLESHYASLSKDEFVNKTQNIALQYYFDLKFVQTLFTGGHELRQFTEKCNLLLDIFRNFIDPFDFDVFHPHLNANVKHAVQQMQHIYGVLSCRDQFSTTGVSSSETVSVKLGQDKNPNILAVSSNSASETWFPLLPIVTKESASVAGEAAVESEIGATKIEKVTKQSLKEINSASKPKEVLPSSSVTAQNYAKGAAAFFGLDKDWFK from the exons atggcaaacataaataatctACTCAACATAAATGTTGACAAGCTATTCGAGCAGTACAACATTTCGGAAATTGATCAAGTTCACAAGCGGCTTCAGGCAGAAGTGGAGCTGAAGCGTGAGGAACTCCGCACCATGGTCGG GGAACGCTATCGAGATCTTCTCAAAGCAGCAGACACAATTGGTGATATGAAAACGACAGCCAGTTCCATCAACGAAAATATAGATAAAGTATCAGTAAGCTGCCGGCAGTTGCACGACCATCAGCTTATCGGCTTCCGCTCAACTGGGGCGCAGAGAAAGAACAGTAATAAATTCCACGGAATCGTAGTGCAAATCAAACTACTCACCAGTCTGCCGGAAATGATCTGGAGTGCAATCGATAGTGAGGAATACTTCGTAGCAACACAATTGTTCATCTTTGCCAGGCACATCTCGACAGGACTGCAGCTGGATTCGAACAGCGAGCTAATGGCTAAATTTCCGGTCGCCAAAAAGCAGTGGGCAGTTTTGAGTCAGTTCTTTTTTACTATCAAACAGAACTGCAGTATCTGCTTAGAGCGAGAGGACCTGGCTCCGGAGGTTGCCACTAAATGCCTGGCCAGTTTATTGTTGCTCGAAAACTGCCAACAAGGTCAAATTCTTTCAGTTTTCGTACAAATGCGTCTTAAAGCATTTTCTACCGTGCTTTCGGATAATTCGAAACACGAAAAAGTCAAGGACAAAATTTTAGCCAGCTTAAAATTGTTGATGAACACTGTCGAACTGATTCACAAATGTTTTATTGGGACACATAAAGAACCTGGACTGCTGGTTCTGGAGCTCATGACTGTAACGTCGGAAAATTCTGAACCTACAATCACACTAATCAAAACGGAGGatcaaaaaataattcaaacatTACCAGACATAATCAGCAAATTTCGACCCAGATTACAGCTTGAATCCCTAAACTCGGAGGTAGTCCGAAATAGTTCACAGCATTGGCTCGAGAGTGTAGAAAAAATTGCTACCCATCAGCTTGTTCCGTTCATGAACCTCGTTCCATCGATCAAGATGCTGCATGATGTGCGAAAACTTTGTTTGGATGCTTCCAAAAAACCGGACCTCTGGGAAGAAACGTGCCGGCAGTTATCGTTGGATGAGGATTTGGATTTCTACAAGATGTTCTATCAACCGCTGATCGATAACCGGGTCAAAACAATAATCGAAACTTGCTGGCTAGAAACGGTGGAACAAAATTGCGTTGATATTCTAAATTTGCTCAGAATTGCATCTATCGACAAATCGCTTAAAGACGTAAAATCATTTGTCTGGACTGAATCAACGGATGACAATCCACCCAACCTGAAAGAGGCGCTAGATAATAAAAATATAGCACGCCATCACCTGTTGATGAAAACTCGGGCTTTTCCTCCGCCTCTGGTGAGACTAGCTTCTCTACTCGATCAGCGTATTCAGGTGTTGAGTAAAGATGTATGTTCCTTCCTGGCGAATGCCGATGCGAAAGAAGTGGAAAGACTCATTGTTTTCTATAGTGAATGCAGTTCTGAAAGTATGTCGAAGCTGATCACATCTATAAAATCAGCTGATTATAAACAAACCTCCGAGAATCACATTCTAATCGCTCGGCTGATGATGGCTATTAAAGAACTTTGTCCCTCGCTCAAGCAATGCCTTACGCCAGCACAAATGACGAACAGCTTCGGTAGTGCTAACTGGCAGGACAATGACGATCAATATGACAGTGAAGCAGTGTCTGAATTACGAACGGATAGGTGGGGCAAAATGGCCGGTTTACTGGATAATGAATGTTTGAGGTTTTGGAAACTATGGTCGGAAGATTTTGAAGGTAGATGGCCAAAGCTTGATAGTCATGTAGGTTATCAAACGTTGTTGGTTGATTTTCCG CTCTGGAATACCGTGTCAATCGAGGAAAATGACGAACACAATCAACCAGTACAGTCGACTATTCGAATCCCTGCGTTTCCCACTTTTTCACTGCAGCATTTCTTGCACGTAATTGCTACGCAGCTTAGTTTCTTCATTCCACACACGATTCCAAAGGCGATCATTGCCCACATCGTGGAACGAATACTTCATTATCTCGAAAGTCATTATGCAAGCCTGTCGAAGGATGAGTTTGTGAATAAAACCCAGAACATAGCACTACAGTactatttcgatttaaaatttGTCCAAACTTTATTCACCGGAGGCCACGAGCTGAGACAGTTCACCGAAAAGTGCAACCTGTTGCTCGATATATTTAGAAATTTCATTGATCCGTTCGATTTCGATGTATTCCATCCGCATCTGAATGCTAACGTGAAACATGCTGTTCAGCAGATGCAACATATTTACGGTGTTCTCAGCTGTCGCGATCAATTCAGCACGACAGGCGTGAGTTCGAGTGAGACTGTTTCGGTTAAGCTAGGACAGGACAAGAATCCAAATATTCTAGCGGTCAGCTCTAATAGCGCCAGCGAAACTTGGTTTCCATTGTTACCCATCGTCACCAAGGAAAGTGCGTCCGTAGCGGGGGAAGCTGCCGTGGAGAGTGAAATTGGTGCTACTAAAATTGAAAAG GTTACGAAACAATCTCTCAAAGAGATAAACTCGGCAAGTAAACCAAAAGAAGTGCTTCCCTCATCGTCGGTGACGGCGCAAAACTATGCCAAGGGCGCTGCAGCATTCTTTGGCCTTGATAAAGATTGGTTCAAATAG